Proteins encoded together in one Bombus vancouverensis nearcticus chromosome 14, iyBomVanc1_principal, whole genome shotgun sequence window:
- the l(3)L1231 gene encoding zf-C3Hc3H domain-containing lethal (3) L1231: MKVPISENSNMDNKLKFSDRLKALLKTEARQDVDPYIFSEPEPFGTATGRNVSIVSSKNSKVMQNCKNIKTKEKCMKQRIRITSVPDAEFKDVQDRAVELDADCSVGGGGSGSGDGEHIDYKFAKAIQQKQRHIENLQRLKNRKQSRDHTLLYYPRAGDEISDSDSSGDEMTIYQRYWFSGESTSTLNRSARLSQLRSQLRRRLLQLHKGGTDSEILLRDRARCLLEAACKDPASTARALSGSPNTSKVVDGPLLVGGLCGAEGCQQISLPCTRHCSRHIMLNGDQLLFEHCTAKFSDNTQCCIPVFDVAHELPLCPEHARKRDNYHRKAQESKPKKARKKPTSPTIPRPKPKSRPKKRKRPLANKLEIKDPTLVHEESQYLNQINSSENQTKTLNNLNTVAQGTSNSANLNLGLGLGLGGGLKDLGDHEVFPSLDPAEHDFGNVLNNLPADAFNDLFIEGRNGEYEPSREEEEELERALEAVDKDVRNLERMGQTHGLLEPALLAQLMSDIAS; this comes from the exons ATGAAGGTCCCTATATCCGAAAACTCAAACATGGACAATAAATTGAAGTTTTCGGATCGGTTGAAGGCTTTGCTGAAAACTGAGGCTCGTCAAGATGTCGATCCATATATTTTCAGTGAACCAGAGCCATTTGGTACAGCGACAGGAAGAAATGTTTCAATAGTGTCATCTAAAAATTCTAAAGTAAtgcaaaattgtaaaaatattaagacTAAAGAAAAATGTATGAAACAAAGAATAAGGATAACATCCGTACCAGATGCGGAATTCAAAGATGTACAAGACCGTGCTGTAGAATTAGATGCTGATTGTAGTGTTGGTGGTGGTGGCAGTGGTAGTGGTGATGGTGAACATATAGATTATAAATTTGCAAAAGCAATTCAACAGAAGCAGCGTCAtattgaaaatttacaaagactAAAAAATAGAAAGCAAAGTCGGGACCATACACTATTGTATTATCCTAGAGCTGGGGATGAAATATCAGATAGTGATTCTAGTGGAGATGAAATGACAATTTATCAACGTTATTGGTTTTCTGGAGAAAGCACTTCAACATTGAAtcgttctgcacgcctttctcAATTGCGTTCCCAGCTAAGAAGAAGATTACTTCAGTTACATAAAGGTGGAACAGACTCAGAAATTTTGTTACGTGATAGAGCTAGATGTCTTTTAGAAGCTGCTTGCAAGGATCCTGCATCTACAGCAAGAGCTTTAAGTGGTTCTCCAAATACAAGTAAAGTGGTTGACGGGCCACTTCTAGTTGGTGGGCTTTGTGGAGCTGAAGGATGTCAACAGATATCTTTGCCCTGTACTCGCCATTGTTCTCGTCATATTATGTTGAATGGAGATCAACTTTTATTTGAACATTGCACTGCCAAATTTAGTGATAATACACAATGTTGTATTCCTGTGTTTGATGTTGCACATGAATTACCTCTTTGTCCAGAACATGCAAGGAAAAGAGATAATTATCATCGTAAAGCCCAAGAGTCTAAACCAAAGAAAGCTCGTAAAAAACCAACATCTCCTACAATTCCCAGGCCTAAACCAAAATCTAGGCCAAAGAAACGAAAACGGCCTCTTGCAAATAAACTTGAGATTAAAGATCCTACTCTAGTACATGAAGAGAGTCAATATTTGAATCAAATAAACTCTAGTGAAAATCAGACAAAAACTTTGAATAATTTGAATACTGTAGCACAAGGAACTTCAAATTCTGCTAACTTAAATTTAGGATTAGGACTTGGTCTTGGAGGAGGACTTAAAGATCTGGGAGATCATGAAGTGTTTCCTTCTTTGGATCCTGCAGAGCATGATTTTGGCAATGTGCTCAACAACTTACCTGCTGATGCTTTTAATGACCTCTTTATTG AAGGCAGAAATGGGGAATATGAACCAtcaagagaagaagaagaagaattggAGCGAGCATTAGAGGCAGTGGATAAGGATGTACGGAATTTGGAAAGAATGGGGCAAACACATGGACTTTTAGAGCCAGCTTTATTGGCTCAACTTATGTCAGATATTGCTTCGTAG
- the LOC117161969 gene encoding uncharacterized protein LOC117161969 has product MEERYFGWDEISDGLLLLSTQKTEDEHTKKTKLQSDPNHVSKVYCPHSYLILNFHETLSQRDKLRFRKYYLRKVAPNEPNVIILQDIKDLVMYLLISHISPQFVNFFYLSIVDRFLRAAILYFQYYVITWEELMKERTATMKKAPNPLAQGYRYRYAEEMQILRCVLGREYADLIVGCHDVIQYHHMTGGKKGAPSVTQSQGEKDLRIFEVLICMTHRIVWIALERKYFSLIEMELHRLFRTETYNIAERRSHIIQDMLPNDIQVLQGHKIQVKRKLLRNSPLIQGLIYSDSDYRLLSLGIEDNSNDERILYLKYALVAKEDKLHELGIKVGILGENRTNYDILLMPLEEKNEEQDRTQLSDRRKHEKRKSIKDTMQDTQISIKVQRLPSFQTKPDLTQDFSTRTINISPKGYKSARQKARKKWLIREIKRQGYKETDTYSIATTIDQ; this is encoded by the exons ATGGAAGAAAGATATTTTGGATGGGATGAAATTTCTGATGGATTACTTTTATTAAG taCACAAAAGACTGAGGATGAGCATACCAAAAAGACTAAACTACAATCTGATCCTAATCATGTATCAAAGGTATATTGTCCGCACTCATACTTGATTTTAAATTTCCATGAAACCTTAAGTCAACGTGATAag CTCAGATTTAGGAAATATTATTTAAGGAAGGTAGCTCCAAATGAACcaaatgttattattttacaagatataaAGGATCTTGTAATGTATTTATTAATCAGTCACATAAGTCCTCAATTTGTGAATTTCTTCTATTTATCAATTGTGGATCGCTTTTTGAGAGCTGCAATACTTTATTTCCAATATTATGTGATAACATGGGAAGAATTAATGAAAGAACGTACAGCTACTATGAAAAAAGCACCAAATCCTTTGGCTCAGGGCTATAGATATAGATATGCAGAAGAAATGCAAATTCTTCGATGTGTCTTAGGTAGAGAATATGCTGATTTAATAGTAGGTTGTCATGATGTTATACAATATCATCATATGACTGGTGGAAAAAAAGGAGCTCCATCTGTGACACAATCTCAAGGAGAAAAGGATTTACGAATATTTGAGGTATTAATCTGTATGACACATCGTATTGTCTGGATAGCTTTAGAACGCAAGTATTTCAGTTTGATTG AAATGGAATTGCACAGATTATTTAGAACTGAAACATATAATATAGCAGAAAGACGAAGTCATATCATTCAAGATATGTTACCTAATGATATCCAAGTATTACAAGGTCACAAAatacaagtaaaaagaaaattattaagaaattcaCCCTTAATACAAGGATTGATATACTCAGATTCTGACTATCGTCTTCTATCTTTAG GaatagaggacaattcaaatgaCGAACGCAttctttatttgaaatatgcACTTGTTGCTAAAGAAGATAAATTACACGAACTGGGAATAAAAGTAGGAATTTTAGGAGAAAATAGAACTAATTATGATATCTTACTAATGCCTCTAGAAGAAAAAAACGAAGAACAAGACAGAACTCAATTATCTGATAGAAGAAaacatgaaaaaagaaaaagtattaaggATACAATGCAAGATACA caaatatCTATAAAAGTACAAAGACTTCCGTCTTTTCAAACCAAACCCGACCTAACACAAGACTTTTCAACGAGAACAATTAATATTTCACCAAAAGGCTACAAAAGTGCGCGTCAAAAAGCAAGGAAAAAGTGGCTGATTAGAGAAATTAAACGGCAAGGATATAAAGAAACGGATACATACTCAATAGCAACAACGATAGATCAataa
- the mRpL9 gene encoding mitochondrial ribosomal protein L9: MACFLVVPNKQVNMLKYTQLCLNYLKSTFLSRQNNILVQQNRNTYILKRKHSAPLHKKYERQPRLTHKHFIYEFIEHSSQRKQKKIDLVLLESVKNIGEKGQKVSVSSQKAYESLILPKLAVYATPENLKKYIIEDVDVQRRLSKYSSQFVEKTISTLSQCYLPVIMSMDNPWTIEKWHVKVAFRNEGYIVPEYAITLPEKTISGPDLSIENKEFYVIVKINNIEEVKVRCKVHHYTSNSEKKIEYDVPYYLLPSIAIFPEDQSILNSLPKHPLADKESVEK; the protein is encoded by the exons ATGGCATGCTTTTTAGTTGTACCTAACAAACAAGTAAATATGTTAAAGTATACGCAACTGTgcttgaattatttaaaatcaaCATTTCTTTCTCGTCAGAATAATATATTGGTGCAACAAAACcgg AACACATATATCTTAAAAAGAAAACATTCAGCACCGCTTCATAAAAAATATGAGAGACAACCACGGTTAACACATAAACATTTCATTTATGAATTCATAGAGCATTCATCTCAGAGGAAACAAAAAAAGATTGATTTAGTTTTGTTAGAGAGTGTAAAAAACATTGGTGAAAAAGGTCAGAAGGTATCAGTATCTTCTCAAAAAGCTTATGAAAGTCTGATATTACCAAAATTGGCTGTATATGCAACTCCTgaaaatcttaaaaaatatataatcgaAGATGTAGATGTCCAGAGAAGATTATCTAAATATAGCTCTCAATTTGTAGAAAAAACAATAAGCACATTATCTCAATGTTATTTACCAGTAATAATGTCCATGGACAATCCATGGACTATAGAAAAATGGCATGTGAAAGTAGCTTTTCGTAATGAAGGATACATTGTACCTGAATACGCTATAACTCTTCCAGAGAAGACTATATCTGGACCTGATTTATCCAttgaaaataaagaattttatGTTATtgtcaaaattaataatattgagGAAGTTAAAGTCAGATGTAAAGTACATCATTATACTTCTAACTCAGAAAAAAAGATTGAATATGATGTACCATATTACTTACTACCAAGCATAGCAATTTTCCCAGAAGATCAATCAATATTGAATTCCCTCCCAAAACATCCCTTGGCTGATAAAGAAAgtgtagaaaaataa